From a single Sulfurimonas sp. hsl 1-7 genomic region:
- a CDS encoding D-alanine--D-alanine ligase, translating into MKLTILFGGASFEHEISIVSAITLKEKLSNFDLTFIFCDSDHTFYLVEPSKMKAITFSRGEHKKMAKLSLTQGSFVQKSLFGKTEHTNVVLNLIHGGDGEDGTISSLLDFYAIKYIGPRTDASVFSFDKVYTKYLCDAIGVKSVPYEVLKKSEQKDITLGYPVIVKPARLGSSIGVSIVKDESEMDYALDTAFEFDDTVLVEPFLEGVKEYNLAGYKSAKEIKFSIVEEPHKEEFLDFEKKYMDFSRSEQVLKAEIPEDLVLRLQTNFKKVYDGLFEGALIRCDFFVHNDEVLLNEINPIPGSMANYLFEDFATAIEELSGSLPEKKTISASYEYIHSISKAKGK; encoded by the coding sequence TTGAAATTAACTATATTATTTGGTGGAGCTAGTTTTGAACATGAAATTAGCATTGTAAGTGCGATCACATTAAAAGAGAAATTATCAAATTTTGATCTGACATTTATTTTTTGCGACAGCGATCATACTTTTTATCTTGTAGAACCTTCAAAAATGAAAGCGATCACTTTCTCAAGAGGCGAGCATAAAAAAATGGCTAAGCTTTCACTGACTCAAGGTTCTTTTGTGCAAAAGTCCCTCTTTGGAAAAACTGAGCATACTAACGTTGTTTTAAATCTTATTCACGGTGGCGACGGTGAAGACGGTACTATCTCATCTTTACTCGATTTTTATGCGATCAAATATATCGGGCCTCGTACTGATGCTTCTGTGTTTTCTTTCGATAAAGTGTATACAAAATACTTGTGTGATGCGATCGGTGTAAAAAGTGTACCGTATGAAGTACTTAAAAAATCAGAACAAAAAGATATCACTTTAGGGTATCCGGTAATTGTAAAACCGGCTCGTCTTGGAAGTTCGATCGGTGTGAGTATAGTAAAAGATGAATCTGAGATGGATTATGCACTCGATACTGCTTTTGAATTTGACGATACGGTTTTAGTTGAACCGTTTTTAGAGGGTGTAAAAGAGTACAATTTAGCAGGTTACAAATCTGCTAAAGAGATAAAGTTTTCAATTGTTGAAGAGCCTCACAAAGAGGAGTTTTTAGACTTTGAAAAAAAATATATGGATTTCTCAAGAAGTGAGCAGGTTCTAAAAGCGGAGATCCCAGAAGATCTTGTTTTAAGACTGCAAACGAACTTTAAAAAAGTATATGACGGCTTGTTTGAGGGAGCACTGATCCGTTGTGACTTCTTTGTTCACAATGATGAGGTACTGCTAAATGAAATCAATCCTATCCCTGGAAGTATGGCAAACTATCTTTTTGAAGATTTTGCAACTGCAATAGAGGAACTAAGCGGATCACTTCCTGAGAAAAAAACAATTAGTGCAAGTTACGAATATATTCACTCAATTTCAAAAGCAAAAGGGAAATAG
- a CDS encoding alpha/beta fold hydrolase, translating into MAVKSIQHKQHTFDISYEIVNPNGKVDLIVLHGWGSNKELMKKTFAKEMDSFRHIYIDLPGFGKSTCPMALTTADVARIVELLMIHMNASKDIIMGHSFGGKVALLLEPKVLVLLSSAGIYIPKPLKIRAKILLFKALKNLGFTKLRELFVADDAKKLSEHMYQTFKNVVDEDYSDEFSKYEGKALVCWGKADTATPLSSGQKIASLIKNSSFEVYDGDHYFFMQQSDDIAQKIEKTFLETLGH; encoded by the coding sequence ATGGCGGTAAAGTCTATTCAGCATAAGCAACATACATTTGATATAAGTTACGAGATTGTTAATCCAAACGGTAAAGTTGATCTTATCGTTTTACACGGTTGGGGCAGTAACAAAGAACTTATGAAAAAAACTTTTGCAAAAGAGATGGACAGTTTTAGACATATCTATATCGATCTGCCGGGATTTGGAAAATCAACTTGTCCTATGGCACTTACAACTGCCGATGTTGCAAGAATAGTAGAGCTGTTAATGATCCATATGAATGCCTCAAAAGATATCATTATGGGACATTCTTTCGGAGGTAAAGTAGCTTTATTACTAGAGCCGAAAGTGTTGGTACTATTATCTAGTGCCGGTATATATATACCAAAACCGTTAAAAATAAGAGCGAAAATATTACTTTTTAAAGCACTTAAAAATTTAGGCTTTACAAAACTAAGAGAGTTGTTTGTTGCCGATGATGCGAAAAAACTCTCAGAACATATGTATCAGACATTTAAAAACGTAGTTGATGAAGATTACAGTGATGAATTTTCAAAATATGAGGGCAAAGCACTTGTATGTTGGGGGAAAGCAGATACTGCTACTCCGCTTAGTTCAGGTCAGAAGATAGCATCACTTATTAAAAACTCCAGCTTTGAAGTGTATGACGGGGATCATTACTTTTTTATGCAGCAAAGTGACGACATAGCTCAAAAAATTGAAAAAACTTTTTTAGAAACATTAGGACACTAG